The DNA region CAGACAGGGAGACAGACGCTTGGACACTCATGCCTGCGGGCACGCCCGCCGCCTCTGAGGTCTCCCCACTGCGGGGTGAGCTCATGCCACTCCACAGCTGTAAACACCGCTCTCCCCGGATGACTCCCCCGGTCCTCGCCACCCTGACCTCCGCCTACCCCCTCGATGGTACCGGCAGCTCCCCCCAGGGGTGCCgggcccggccccgccccgcgcctCTGGCCCGGGTCCCCAAGCACCGCGCGCCCACAGCGCAAGGCCAGACAGAGCCTCGATGTCCCCTGCGCTCCTTCCCCGCTCCCGCCTTCCCACATCCCTCAGCACGATGGCCCCTCTGCAAAATGAAGGCGAGCCCTGGACCGCAGcatcccccaccccgcccccgcccggctgctgcctcctcccacccccacgcGCCCCTTACTCATTCCCCACGCAAGGTGTGTGTTTAAAGTAAATAAGAGCATGTCATTTCCTCTATCCTCGTGCTTAAAATCCATCACACTTTAAATAAAACCCAAAGTAACCCTAGCATTTAAAGCCCCGCAGGATCTGCGATCTGCCCGCTGGTCTGTCGCCCTCCTCCCGCCGCGCCCGGCCTCTCCCTCGCTCGGGAGCCTCTTCTCCGCTCCATCGCGCCAAGCTCTTTTTGGCTGTGACCCAAGCCTGGCAGCTCCGGGCAAGACAGGTGCGATTGCTCTTTTCTGCTGGAAGGATTCGAGGCTTCATACAGCTGGGCTCACCAGGAGCCTGTCCCCCGCTGCCTCCCAGGGCACTCGGCATTCCCTGCAGTATTTGTTGGGATCCAGGCTGGGAGCGGGTGGGATGGGAAGACTGAGGCTCACAGAGGTGGGGTCCCCTGGCGAGGTTCCAAAAGGAGTATTGATGCAGGCTGGCTTtggggtggggaaagggaaggagagggggggggagagaggggagagaggggagagaggaaaggagagagataactaagaaagaaagaagggatgtGGGGAGTCTGGGCAGGATCTGGGTCTTTGctgccccaccccctgcctcAGGGTCTAAGGCTGCCAGAGAGATTGGAGCAGGACCCACGCAGCACCTGACCTCTGGATTGTGTGCCCTCGGGGGGCAGGCTGAGGAAGCTTATAAGCCCCATGGGGGACCTTGTGGGAGGAAGCAGGCAGGAGGCGGGCCAGCCACTGAATCCAGGAGCCCAGAGGTGGCCAGGTAAGCAGCCCCTGGTCCCCACCTACAAGCCTGGAGGTCTTCATCTGCTGTTTTCAGCCTCAGGATGCCCTCTCTACATCTCCTGTCCAAAGAGGTCTCTCCCTAGCTCTCTCTAGTTAGAATTTGCTTCTCTGATTCTCTGAGTCTCCATCTCCAACTCGCTGACTCTGATCAAATGCTTAACCTCCCTGTCTctgtggctctctctctctctctgcatcttgcctctgtccccagggtccTCCCCACTCCTCTCCCTGTTCATAGATGGTGGACActttctctgtaccttcctctccactttctgtctctttctccctctgtctctgaaTATCTCTCTCTGCATTCTGAGTCCCAAACAGGGGCCTGTAGATGTTCAGTAACATCCCAGGGGGCccagaagggaagagagagaggagaagctCTGTTCTGAAGGTCCCCGGATTCCCCTCCTCATTCCCAGGTGCCGACACGATGGTCACAGCAGGAAACCCTTGGGGCTGGTTCCTGGGGTACCTCCTCCTTGGGGTCACAGGTATCTGAGTGTGTGTGACTGCCTGAGGGCACAGTGTGGGCTACAGTCCAGGTGGGATTTATGTTCCTCTGCTGTGTGAAAGGACCATGTGGCCGTGTGCCCCTGTGGTGGGACACATAGGTAATTCCTCACATCTTGGTGACTGTGCATGTAGCAGTGTGATTGCGTGTGTGGTGTGTTATTGGGTAAATGGCTTTGGTAGCTTGTGCCTCTGAATAGCCTGCAGAGTGACAACGCTGTATGGATGCCGTGGGACAGGGGAGGCAGAGGGTGCCATTACATGGGAGATGGCACATCCTCCCGAGGAGTCACCCATTGCTGAGGATCGGGGCCTGCTTCCTGGGTCTCCAATCCTCAGATTCACTGGCACCCACGGCAGGGACTATGATGGTGTTTCTGTGTGAAGTGACTGTGGCTGGGTGCGACCAGGCCAGGCTGGCGGAAGGCATGGCCAGGGCATTACAAAATGTGACCAACTCCCTGAGTAGCTGGCTGTGTGTGCCCAGCCTGGGTGAGGGTCCGCTGTGCTGGGAGACTCCTGTTACAGGGCTTGGTTTGCAGAAGAAGAATGTTATGTGGGTCCTAGAGATGGGTCAGTGACTCAAATCTGGAACCCTTCTGAAAAATGTGTTGTCTTTATGAGCTGATCTCATCTCCCAGGCCTCCTCCCAAGGGACCTGACCCCACCCTGTGTGCCCTGACCCCCACCCCTGAAGCTTGTCCATGGCTCCCCTCCCTATCCATGTCTGCAAGGGTCCAGTCTCCAGAGCCTGCCTCCAGCCTAGACTGCGCGTAGGCCACACCCCAAATAGTGATCCCTCCTTCTGCCGCTGACTCCTCCGCAAGACCTCCGACTCTGTCCCCAAACTCTGACCACACCCCTGCACTCAGACCCTACCCCGGGAGCCCTGATCCTGCCTTCTAAACCCGCCCCACAGCCACGACCCCGCCCCTGAACCCCTGGCCCCACCCCGAGGCCCTGGCCACGCCCCTTCACTGGGACTCCCCTACCCCTGGAGCCTTGGGCTTTCCTCCTGGGCCGGCCCCCAGCCCTGACTCCGCCTCCAGGGTCCCTCGCCTGGAGTGGCGGCAGCCACATCATAAACGGCGAGGACTGCATCCCTCACTCGCAGCCCTGGCAGGCGGCACTGTTCAAGGAAGATGAGTTTTTCTGCTCGGGAGTCCTCGTGCATCCCCAGTGGGTGCTGTCAGCCGCGCACTGTTTACAGAAGTGAGTGCAGGAGGGGGTGAGTGTGTCGCTATCTCAGGGGAGGGGGCTCACACAGACCCAGCATCTGTGGCGACAGCTGTGCTGGCTCGTGGACCCAAGCCTGGAACTGGGGAGTCCAGGGGTAGGGCAAGGCAGGCGCGCACAATGTTGCTTTGGGAAGATTCAGAGAGCCCTGGGACTGGGTCACCCGAGGCTTGGGGCAGGTTCTGATCCCTGGTTGTTGCGGATGAGGATTTGAGGTCACGGTTAGGTGACTCCTAGCACGGTGCTTGGCAGGGAGATGGGGTGGGTCCTAGAGTGGGGACGGCCTGGGTGGGAGGGTAGTCGTCACAGAACTCAACCTGCTCCCGTGGTCCTCAGCTCCTACACCGTGGGTCTGGGTCTGCACAGTCTTGAGGCCAACCAAGAACCAGGCAGCCGAATGATGGAGGTCCTCCTCTCCATCCAGCACCCCCAGTACAACAATCCCTTCTTCGCCAACGACCTCATGCTCATAAAGTTGAAGGAATCCGTGCCTGAGTCGGACACCATTCGGAAGATCAGCATCACCTCCCAATGCCCAACACCTGGGGATTCCTGCCTTGTCTCTGGCTGGGGTCTGCTGGAGAATGGTGAGCCTGTGCCACCTCTGCCCTCTGTGAGGGGTCCCCCTCCCAACCAGAGGGGCTGACCCAGAGCTCTGTGTCCCAGGCAGGCTGCCCACGCTGCTCCAGTGCACGAACGTCTCGGTGGTGTCCGAGAAGGTCTGCAGTGAGATCTACACCTCCCTGTACCACCACAGCATGTTCTGCGCAGGCGGGGGACAGGACCGGAGGGACTCCTGCAACGTGAGAGATGTCGCAGGGGGGGACAGAGAAGTGGTGACGGGAGGTACAGTGAGGAGTAGAGACAGGGGGATGGGAACAAAGGGAAAGAGACCGGAGGAAACAGGAATAAGTACAAAGGAGAAtacagaggcagaggaggagagaaagaaacgGAGCTGGAGGCCAAGGCACACCCAGAAGAGCCCAGTGAGATCCAGACAGACTCCAGGAGGGAGGCGCGTGAGAAACAGGAGGAATCCCAAGAACCAGAGAGAtgcagaggctcagagagaggaATAACCCATGGGAACACACAGGACAGACAGATCAACAACAAGCCTGAGGGAAGCTCGGGGCCCActctgggcacagggagcaggcAGGGGGTCAGGGACCTGCAAGGGACTTCCAGGGGTGGGTGGCTgcttgttttctgtctttgtctCTCAATCTCATGTGGCTCCTCTCTGATCCCACATCTAGCCCCACCTCTCAGTGTTTTGGATTCtgactctctccttctctccataACAGGGTGACTCTGGGGGCCCCCTGGTCTGCAACAGGTCCCTGCAGGGCCTCGTGTCTTTGGGACAAGCCAAGTGTGGCCAGCCTGGCATGCCAAGTGTCTACACCAACCTCTGCAAGTTCACTGACTGGATACAGAAAACCATCCAGGCAATTTAGCCCTGGGGATTGGACCCACGGAACTGGCCTCCCTCACCCAGGAGCCCAGGACCTTAGTTACCATCTCCCTGCGGCCCAGAGGTCCAgagcccagccctcctccctcagactcaGGAGTCCATTCGGAATCTTTTCCTGTCTGCAATGCCCTTATCAGCCCAGTGTTTCCTAGCCTCCTGGGTATTAGGCTGGTTTTCACCCTTTGATCCccttccccgcccccacccccacccccaccccagagtAAAGTGTGAGAGCAGCCGGGTTCTGTTGGAAGTGTCCTCCTTGCTTCTCTTCCCATTGAAGGATTCCAGCAAATAGCTTTTCCACCCTTAGTCTTGTTTCCCCGTCTGGCAAGCAGGAGCTTTGAACAGGAGGCCACAGGGTTCCAGGGGGAGCAGCTGCACCTGAGAGGTTAAGAGAAACCAGTCCTGTGAATGTTGTCCAGTGCCTGAAAATCCAAGTCAGCAAACAGTAGATTTAAGTGATTTCTCGATTCATTTAACTGTTTGGTTTTGATTACCTTTTTCCATTTTCGTCTTCTTAGCTGCATGTTAAgtttgctggatgtggtggcacacacctgtaatcccatcagctagagagattgaggcaggaggatcatgagttcaaagccagcctcagcaacagcaaggtgctaagcaactcagtgagaacctgtctctgaataaaatacaaaatagggctggggatgtgggtcagtggtcgagtgcccctgagttcaatccccagtaccaaaaaaaaaaaaaaaaaaaaaaaaagatgcatgatTTTATCTACTTCAGGACCCTTGCTGGAGGCTGGTGGGAAGGCAGGATacctggggacagagggaagaCCCAGGGACAGTGGCAGAGACCTGGGGACAGAGAGGGGGACCCAGACACAGAGAGGGGAAACCCAGGGACAGAGGCAGGGGAACCCAAGGACAGAACGGGGGTGACCTAGgaacagagagaggggaagactGAGCGACAGAGAGGGTGAGCCCAGGCCCCTAGAATATGAGGAACTGCTATTAGACTCTTCATCGGTAAATTACACCAGGAAGAATGTgcctataaaaatttatattcaagaTGTATTCATAAATCACTGTGCATCTATCTCCATAAGGAGATATCCAAATTTTTATGGATCTTTTAAAAGATCCTCAAATATAGAAAGGAGTGAGATCACTAAAATTAAATCAACAAATTCCAACTCATCAAAGGGGATTTTTAAAGTGACCCAAAGAAAATGATAGAAcaaacaagataaaaatgaataaggatAAAGATTATTTGAACAATGTGACTAAACCCTTCACCCAGTGGGCATCTGCAGAACATTCTTCCCGGGGTCTGGAGGACACAGACTCTTTTCAAAACACTACTTTAGGGATGGCTGAAATTAAAAGGATCGACAGCAGCCGGTCTCCATCAGTGCAGGGCAGCTGGCACTTCTGTGCCTTGCTGGGAGCAGTGTAAGATGGTACCACGACTTTGGAAAGTAGTTTGGCAAATTCTTAGCAAGATGTACTTGCATCTGTTCCATGAGCAGCaactttatttctagtttttatggaagagacatgaaaaaaaaatatatgcttgtCTAAGAATGTTCATCGTAGTTTGGTTTATAGTAGTCAGATTCGAAACAGAGCAAGTGTCCATCAAAGGGCGAGTAGGTGAGCCCAGGGTGACGTGTCTGAACAACAGAATACCACTGGGCAATAAAAGGAAATGGGCTGTTGATGTATGCAACAATGCAGATGCACCCCAAAATCACCACCTTCTGTGAAAGAAGTCAGATGCAAACTATCACACACCCTACAACTCCAACGGCAGGAAAGTCTGGAGCAAACAAAGCTAATCAGTGTTGCCTGGTTGCTGGGATGGGAGGGACAGTATGTCTCCAAACAGATCTGGAAGAAGCATGAGGAACCTTCTGGGTTGATTGACATTTTCTATAACTTTACAGGAGTGAAGGTTACATGGGGGCGTGCATTTGTACACtggaaattacacacacacacacacccctgaacAGTGGACCTGAAATCTGCACAGCACACAGGCACTAGGGAAGTCCCACCCACTTCCCAGCATGCACTGGTGGTGCAGCCAGGGGGGTCTATCTTGAGAAGGTCTCCTCTGAGCTGCTGCGCTGAGTCAAAGGTCCCTGAAGTTTTTCTGGAACGCCACAGCAAATACCAGTATCCCAGTCTGTCTTGAGCGCTGTGTGGTTACAGGATAGAGTGTGTAAGCCAAAGCCATAGAAAACCACGCAGTGGGCAGCTGGTCTGTGACAGGTACCGGAACAAAGGTCATTTCCATTTAGAACCAAATTGGAAAGGCAGCTGGGAGAGGTCAGGGCATGGGAGGGTGGGATCTGTGTTTTGCCACGGAGGTGCACCCCCCAGCCCAGCTGAGTGAAATGACACCTAATTCAGTGACAGTCTTTCCCACTCAAACCTTGGCAGAGCTTTCAACTTAAAAAACTGGGGAGATCAAAGCCCCCCAGCTGATCACCCAGCCCCACACAGGTACAGCTGGGGGGGCACGGAGGCTGAACTCCCACACCTGGTCACTCACCCAACAGCAACAACAGAGAGAAAGGACAGCTGTGGGACACCACACCTCCAAGCCAGCCCAGCACAGGCTGCTCTGGTTCTCTTGTAGACAGCACATCGCTGACGAGTGTGGAAGAGAAACCACAGCGGGCACCTCACACACCCTGCTGTCCACAACACACCTCCTGCTGTCCACAACACACCTGCCTGGGCTTGCAGAGGGTCCCCACACCTGCAAGATCTACAGAGAAAGTGAGCCACTCAGGTCAGACACAGCACAAGGCCTCAGGGACACAGCAAGATgctcagcagcttagtgaaaccctgtctcaaaataaaataaaattctaaaaaggcctgggatgtgactcaatggtaaagtgccccaggttcaatctctggtatataaaaaaattcatatggatGCACAGAAGTCCTAGAGTAGTCAAAGCCATCCTGAGCAAAAAGGACAATGCTAGAGCCATCCCATAACCAGATTTCAAGACATATTAGAGTCACAGTAACAGGTAGAGGGACACGTAAAGATTTCCTGAATAGGAAGGACTCtaatagctcaggaaataaaatgaaatattgataagcgggattatatcaaattaaaaagcttctgtacaacaAAAGAAGCAATCCACCGAGtgaagagaatgggagaaaatatttgcaagctatACATCTGTCAGAGCACTAATATCCccaatacataaagaactcaaactgtcAACAAGAGAAGTCCAAGTAGTCTAATCATAAAAGGGCTAAAAATCTGAACGggtacttctcaaaagaagtacaaatggccaacagatatatgaaaaaaggttcaacatctttagccatcagggaaatgcaaatgaaaacgaCACTGAGATTCTAAACCCCGGTCAGAGCAGCTCTCATCAGAAgaaccaggggctgggattgtggctcagtggcagagcacttgcctagcatgctcgaggacctgggttcaatcctcagcaccacataaaaataaatgaatggaataaaggtattctgtccaactacaactaaaaaaaataaatattaaaaaaaaaaaagaagaaccaaacATGACAGATGCTGGTGAGAACtggagaaaaggaacacttaGCCACGGTTGGTGgggatgtaaattagtacagcaaAGATGGGGAAATCAGAGTGGAggctccccccaccaaaaaaaaagaatagaactcCCGTGTTATGCAGCCCTGTAAGTCCTGTGTATATACCAGAGGAAGTGAATCCCttgtttattgcagcactctTCAAAGTCGCCAAGATATGGACTCAGCCTAGGTGCCCCTGCAGCAGATGGATGAAGGAAAGACACACCGTACagtattactcagccacagaGGAGAATGAAATCGTGTTGTTTGCAAgaagatggatggaactggagatcgtCGTGTTaacaatgaaataagccagacacagaaagacgaGCATCACGTTCCTCTCACCTGTGGGCACCAACAAGAGAACAGGAcccaaaagtagaagaaaaactaatggaggaagggaagtgggtggagggaagagaggagagggcaaGAGGGGCGTTCGGTGGGGTGACACATGCATGTATGGAAAGGTCACAGAGAAACCCACGAATCTGTACGATTAATTTGagttcaaaattataatttagaaagaagaaaaatgaaccagATACTGAGACTTGAAGCAAGTCTCCACAAAATTCAAAGTCATAGTATCCTCAGTGTGTTGTCTGACTACAAAGTCATTAAGCTTGAGTGACTCCTCATGGGTACAAGGCTTCCCttggagtgatgaaaatattctgagatTCATAGTGACAATGGTGGCATAATGTCATGAATATACCAAATTTTGTTAGCAACAAACTTTATATTATGgacatttttaccacaataagaaaaaataagggtatagaatatttgaataatattaaCCTActcatatactttgtatatatagAAATCTACAACCAACCAATATGGaatactcatttttaattttttttatagtcgtagatggacagaatgcttttattttatttatttatatgcgatgctgaggatcgaacccagtgcctcacacatggtaggcaagcactctaccattgagctacagccccagccccagaatagtCTTTATCATACATTTCCCTGTCCCTTCAATGGGACATTAACAGAATGTACCTCATGGGGGTAGGCTTAGGTGACCCTAAAGTGAAGGCCTGCCCATGGCCTTCGAGGCCTGTAGAGGGTAGGCCTGTGTATACCCCAGGAGCCCAGTTCAGCCTCTGGCTCCCTGTTGGGGTTTACCAGATGTCCACTGGGCCATAAAATCTGGGGTCTGGATTTTGGTTGGGGACTAGAACCCAGAGCTGAGGCTTGGGTGTCAGAGCTAGAACATGAGGTTCAGAATCAGGGTATCAAGTCTGAAGTCAGAGCCATGCAATCCCGAGCCTGGAGGCTAGAACTTGACCTGTGGGTTCTGGGTCTGGTAAACTGACACCTGGCAAAGACGCACTTCGCGAGACACTGCTGGCAGAGTAAAAGACAGGGAAGGAGACAGAACAGCCAGAGAGGGCATCAGCCATCGGGAGGCTGTGTTACAGGGAAAAGGAGATCCTGGGGCAGCTGGAAGGCAGTGGCAGCAGGAGCTTAGGCTGAGGTGCTTCCCAGACCTCTGGGTGAGGGTCTTCCCCAGTCCTGGGGTGGGCTCCCAGCACTCCCACCAAGGCAGACAATCAGCAAACGTCAGAGAAGGCAAGCGACCACGCCTGGAGGTGAGCAGAACATTCAACCAAGGTAGGGCTTCAAAGATGGTGGAGAGCAGAGCTGCTGTGTTCAGAACAGAGGACACCGAGTGTGGGAAGTGTGTGCCCAAAGAGGAGAGACAAAGGACTCTCTACCAAAGGCAGGCAGCTGTTTTTGTGCACATCATGATTGACATAACCCAAGTACCGGAGGGGCCGGGGAGAACATGAACCAGGGAGGTTTGAACAACTTTGACATCTAATTAACAAGAGGTTTTCAGCAAATCTTAAAGGAAGAACAAATATAACCTACAGAAATTAAACACATGcttgtaaaactttttaaatctaTCAAAACACATTTGACAAAGCTGAAGAGAATATCGAAGATGATAGAATAACTTCTTCAGAGcgcagagagaggaaagaagacgGGTAATATAAAAGAGGGGTTAACatatttggaaagcagaatgggcGGCACAGTGAACACCCCAGAcgggagaagagagggaagggaggaaaacaaCTCTTAAAGTGACCATAAAACTCCTGGAGCCCGTAGCTCTAGGGAGCCTAGTGTATTCTGagcaagaaaacaataaagatcCCTGTCCAGACACGCAGTGAACTACGGAGGACTCCAACAAGAAGACACTGCGGCGAGAGAAAGGACCCGTCACCCCAAAAAGCCCCAACTGTGAGGATGTGATAAACGTCATCTAATTTCTCCtcaatttaagaaagaaaaaaacagtggtGTTCACAGTGAAGCAAGGTGACAGCTGGGTGTGACTGTGTTCTGTCTTGTACCTGTGAACGCTTTTCCAAGACAGACCTGGTGAGGAAACAGGGTGAAGGAAAGTTCCAAACCCCACGTGCTGCACACAGCTGACACTTCTCTGAGTTCTGCAAACAGAACCTTCCAAGAAAACTATGGCCTCCAATAGGAAAGTTAGAcattaacaggagaaaaacagCTTTTTGTGTGGTTAAGTTCCTGCTTGCTGGCACGCAGGGTGCTGGCTGATCAtgtggaaggaggaggagtccAGCTGCTCGGGACTCGGCTCACTCATGGTTTCCACGATTCCATGAGttaagttttcctttctttcactgAACCAGCAAAACTGGAAAACAATAGCTTGCAAGTGTAGGGAGAGCTGATCAAAATTATTGTGATCTTGGTTGTTTGGTTGTTTGGAAGAAAGTGGGCActaaaaaatgcattcattttagACTAAGATGAATACGGATGATAAGAAAAATCAAGGGTAACCACTGAAGAACGGATAGGGTTTAAATTccaaaagaaaggggga from Urocitellus parryii isolate mUroPar1 chromosome 15, mUroPar1.hap1, whole genome shotgun sequence includes:
- the LOC113194925 gene encoding kallikrein-4 encodes the protein MVTAGNPWGWFLGYLLLGVTGSLAWSGGSHIINGEDCIPHSQPWQAALFKEDEFFCSGVLVHPQWVLSAAHCLQNSYTVGLGLHSLEANQEPGSRMMEVLLSIQHPQYNNPFFANDLMLIKLKESVPESDTIRKISITSQCPTPGDSCLVSGWGLLENGRLPTLLQCTNVSVVSEKVCSEIYTSLYHHSMFCAGGGQDRRDSCNGDSGGPLVCNRSLQGLVSLGQAKCGQPGMPSVYTNLCKFTDWIQKTIQAI